One Helicobacter suis HS1 genomic window, GCTAAAGACTTAGTAAATACTCTAGCTACCCATGTACTTTTAAAACCCAGCTATATCAATACGCAAGATCATAACTTAGAAGAATTAGTGCGAGAGATTCATGCTTGAGGCCTATAAAATCTTAGCTAAAAACCTCAATATTTCTCACAAACAGGCTAAAAAATACATTGATATGGGATTAGTGAGTCTACAAGGGAAAAGACTAACCCTAGCGCGCCAAAAATTCCCCTTAGATACGCATTTTCATATCAAAGAGTGTTTAAAAACAGATGTACTGTATCAAGATCAAGAACTATTAGTTTTAAATAAAGCCACCCATATAGATAGCTACACCTTAGAAAGACAACACAAACCCTACAAACTCTTACACCGCCTAGACAAATCTACGAGTGGTCTTCTTTTACTCGCACAAGCTACATTTTACACAAAAGCTTTGCTTGCATTTAAGAAAAGAGAGGTTTATAAAGAGTATCTAGCTTTAATAGAGGGGATACTTAAGAGGCCAAAAACACTCACACAGCCCTTAAGTGTGCGTACCAACCACATGCATTTTAATAAGGGTTTTGTAAAAACCTTTGTAGATTTAAAAGGCAAACCGGCCATTACACATCTTTATCCTATCTATCACACAAAGCAACAGACGCTTTTAAAAGTTGTGATTGAAACTGGAATCACCCACCAAATTAGAGCACATTTAAGCCATATAGGCCACCCCATTGTAGGCGATCTCATTTATGGGGGATCGCCTAACCCTCACTTTTTTCTCCATGCTTATAAACTAGCACTTTTAGAGCACCACTTTAGCGCTCCCATTCCGCCCCATTTTAAGGAGTTTCATGAGTTATTGGAATGAAATTTACACCCACTTTAGCCCTGTGGCTTTTACTTTCTTTAATATCCCTATTCATTGGTATGGTCTAGCCTATGTAGGGGCTTTATTACTAGCCCTTACTTTGGCCTTGCGGGCTTTAAAAACAGACCCTAAACGCTTTCCTATTTCCAAGGCTAATTTTGAAAGCTATTTTCTCTATGCAGAATTGGGGGTGATTTTAGGCGCAAGACTGGGTTATATTTTAATCTACGATCCAAATACGCTTTATTATCTCAAAGCCCCTTGGCAAATTTTTAACCCTTTTTATGAGGGGGAATTTATCGGTATTAGAGGCATGAGCTACCACGGAGGATTAATAGGCTTTTTAGTTGCCTCATGGATTTTTAGTAAGGTAAAAAGGCAAAATTTTTTAATTTATTTAGACCTTATTGCGGTGAGTTTACCTTTAGCCTATGTTTTGGGGCGTATTGGTAATTTTTTAAACCAAGAACTTTTTGGGCGCGTCGTACCTCCCGGGGATACTTTTGGAAAATCTATAGGCATTGTGGTTAATGGCGCTTTACGCTACCCTAGCCAGCTCATTGAAGCATTCTTAGAAGGGTTTTGCGTCTTTGTTGTGGTGCATTTAGCGCGCTCTTTTACAAAGGTACATGGCATGCTCATGGTGGTTTATGGATTTGCTTATGCGGTTGCGCGCTTTTGTGCTGAATATTACCGCGAGCCAGATGCCCAACTAGGTTATTACGCGGGACATTTAAGCATGGGACAACTGTTAAGCTTTGCTATGATAGCTGTTTCATCGCTTTTATGGCTCTATATTGCCCGCACCAATCCAACTCTTGCTAAATCTAGCTAATTGCGCTAAAATGCGGGCTTAATCTTAAAACGAGGGTTACATGGAAAGGATGACATGGAACATAGAGAAGATGCCATTATCAGGTTTTCCGTCTCTTTGCAACAAAATCTTTTAGACGAGTTAGATAACCGCATTATTAGAAATGGTTATTCTTCTCGTTCAGAATTAGTGCGGGATATGATCCGCGAGCGGCTGGTGGAGGATAGTTGGTCTAAGGAACAAACATCTGAGGTAAATGGCGGCTTAACAGTGGCTGTGCTGGTGATTATTTATGATCACCACCAACGCGAACTGAACCAAAGAATGATTGATATCCAGCATGAAAGCCATATTAGTATTTTGTGTACTACCCATGTGCATCTAAATGCTAATAATTGCTTAGAGACTATTATTTTAAGAGGCAAACCGGCAGACATCATGCATTTACATTTAGAAATTGGAGGATTAAAGGGCGTGAAATTTTCCAAGCTCACCAAAGCCTCTAGTTTTGAGCAAAATACTTAGGTTGGCCTGTGGATATTGCTTTATATGGTGGGAGTTTTGATCCGCCTCACATCGCCCATTTAGAAGTCATTTATCAGGCCCTAGAAACTTTAAAAGTAGATCGGCTTTTTGTGCTGGTGGCCTATCAAAATCCTTTTAAAAAAAGCCCATGCTTCGCTCCTAATCAGCGCTTGTTATGGATGCAAGAACTCTTAAAAGATGTAGCTAAAGTAAAAGTCCATGATTTTGAAATCAAACAAAAAAGGCCAGTGCCTAGTATTGAGAGTGTGCGCTATTTTTACCAAAAATTCACCCCCAATAAACTTTACTTTGTAATCGGTGCGGATAATGTAGCAGGGTTAGCGCTTTGGGAGGGATATACAGAATTAAAAGAGCTGGTAGAATTTGTTGTTGTGGAGCGTAAGGGCTATTGTTTAAACCCGCCCCCTGATTTTAAATACACACCTATGTCCTTAGAACACATTACCTGCCCTATTTCATCTAGTAAAATTAGAGAATTATTACACAAACACCAAATCCCACAGCATCTACCCCACATGCTACAAAACCGCGTATTGCAAACCTTTAAGGAAACCCATGCCTACTAGAATTGCTAGAATTGCCACCCTTTTAGAGGATAAAAAAGCCACAGATATTGTAGTTTTTGATCTATGCCAACAAAATTACATTACAGATTATGTCATCATCGCCACCGCGCTAGTGGGCAAACATGCTCTATCTCTTTTAGATCATTTAAAAACAAATCTTAAACCTCTGGGTGAAAAGTTTTATGCTATAGATGCTGAAAATGAGGAGTGGATCATTCTTGATTTAGGCGATTTGATCATCCATGTCTTTACAGAGGTGTATCGGAAGCGCTTTGATCTAGAGGGCTTTTTAAAAACCTATAATAACCCCACTTGATACCCACCCTCCTAGCTATCATTGGCCCTAGTAGCAGTGGTAAGAGTGATTTAGCTTTAGAGTTAGCACAAATTTTAGATGCTGAAATTGTCTCTTTGGATTCTTTAAGTGTGTATCAAGAAATTAACATTGCAGCGGCCAAACCGAGTTTAGAAAATTTGGCCTGTATTAAACACTATGGTATTGATATTTTAAGAATCGATCAAAAGAACAACGCCCAAGTTTTTAAACAAGAGGTACAAAGGGCTATAGCCACTACAACTAAAAAAAAGCTTTTGCTAGTGGGGGGGAGTTCTTTTTATCTAAAAGCACTTATAGACGGGTTAAGCCCCATGCCTATATTAAACAAGCAGCAAGAACAAGAAATTCAAAGACAAATTGCCAAGATAGATCACCCCCATGCCTTTTTAGCACGCATCGATTCAGACTATGCCTCTTATGTTAAAGATACTTACCGCATCACACAGGGGCTTAAAATTTATTTAACAACCCACATGCCCCCCAGTGCCTATTTTAAAGCCCATCCTAAAATTCCTTTTAAATACCCTATTCAAGTTTATGGGCTCTGTATGGATAAAACTAAATTACACGCTAATATCGCTAAACGCACTAAGACCATGCTTAATCAGGGCATAGTAGAGGAAATTAAAGGCTTAGCAGATAAATATGGCACTAAACACCAACCTTTTAAGGCCATTGGGCCTAAAGAATGCTTGCAATATCTTAGAGGCGAATTATCCTATCAAGAACTCTATGAGATGATTTATACACACACCTGCCAGCTAGCCAAACGGCAAATGACCTTTAACCGCTCCCAATTTAAAGAGGCGATCTTTTTAGACAAAGAACATTTAAAACAAGAAATCCTTAAACAACTTAGTGTTTTCTAATCACAGCAAAGCTTTTAACAATGACGCTATTGTAATCCTTTTGAATCGGGCGTTGGTTAGTTTTGTGATACATGATTTTTTTAATTGTTTCAAATTGTTTAGGTGAAAAACTAATCGTCTCTTCAATAATAAACCAAGAAACCCCCTCTGTGCAAGGAGGCGTGGTTAATGATCCATTAAAATGGTAGTAGTGGATCGTTGTAGGTAGTAGGGTTTTTAAGGCTAGAGTTTGGGGTGGGGTTTTATGGTTGTAGGCATTAAAAAGAGGGGTGAAAAAGGGGTTTTCTTGCCCTATTTTAAATCCAATCCCTATTACCAACAAACGCCCCTCGCTATCTTGGTGTACTAAATGCATGCTTAAAGGTTGGTGCTTACCACGAATGGCAAATTCCATAGGCAGATGGAAGTGTAGATTAATCAAATAATACTCATGATCGCGGTATACAATAGAGTTAGTAGGGTGGTTAAATTGGGCTATAAGGGTGTTATGAGAATAAGCAATAGTTGAGGGCTTGAGATCGTGGTATGTAAAAATTATATTTTCTTGACCAGAGGCATTGTAGTAATGTTGGATATTAATAGGAGACTGGCTTTTACCCGTTTTACAAATTGCATAGTCTTTGTGTAATTTATCCCATTGCTTGGCACCTGTGTGTTTTTCATAACTCCAATGCGTAGCAGAAAGTAAACTTAAAAGTAAGAAACTTAAAATAGAAAATAATCGCATCATCTCCTCCATAAGCATTTTCAAAAAACTCAATTAGAATAAATGCATTTAAAGCAGACCCTACCCCCTAAAATTTTAGGGGCTTAAGTTTGGATATGGGTCGCGCCTTTGACTAAAAATAATTCCTTGTTTTGAGTGCCCGTTGCATTTTTAAAGACCTCTTGGGTCATATATAAACTATCTGCTTTATCCCCTGCTACCATTAAGTGCGGTTGGTTAATTAAATCTACATTTGTGTTGGCATCAAATCCCATTAAATCTATCAAACTACTCACCGTGTAATTGCTCTGTGAATGGAGGTGAAAATGGGTTTTAGCGTAATATTCATAGCCCTCCCTATATAAATCAAAGGGTAATTTCGCAACCTGTTCTTCTGTCATATTAGCTGCAAACGACGGGGTGTATTTCACCTCGCCCCCTGCTGCCTCTTGTGCTCTAGCTTCTGAGGCTTCTTTTAAGCGCTCTTGTATCGTGTCTTTTTGGGTGTTTAAATAGCCGTTGCGTCTTACCTCTCCGGAATTAAACATGCTAATCGTGGCTATTGCTTTAAATCTTTTATCTGTCTGGGCTACCTTAATCGCATAGCCCCCACCCCCACAAATGCCAAGCAAACCTAAACGATGCGCATCTACACCTTTAAAATGTGAAATAAAATCTGCGGCTGCTCTAATATCTTCCATGCGATTGGCTGGTTTATCCACATAGCGAGGCATCCCCCCACTGCCTCCTTGATAGGCCGCATCAAAAGCAATGGTTACATACCCGGATTCGGCCAACTTTTGCGCATAAAGCCCAGCTACCTGCTCTTTAACCCCTCCATTAGGATGAGCTACTACAATAGCGGGGTATTTTTTATGGGTATTGAAGTTAGCCGGCGTGTAGACATTGGCCACAACTTTTACCCCATTGGCTTTATAGTGCACGGCGTGTACTTGCACCTTTCCTTTAATATTTTCAGTAATAGCCCCTTCATAGGTAAATGTAAAAGGGTTTTTTCTATAATCAGCCCCCATAGCCACACCTCCGATTAAAATGGCGCTTATTAATAATCTACTAAACATTTTTTACCTTTATCAAAATATAGCCGTTAAACACCAGAAAATTAAGGAATGTGCACCAGTTAAAAACATGGAGTAACATGGCATGTTTTAGACATACACTTTAAAATCACCAATTATTAAGAAAAATACCAAAAGCTTTTAAGACTCTCCGGCAGAAATCCCACTCGTCTTTAGCGGGTGGGATGAATGCCACTAATTTGTGGTATAATGTCCCCATACATTCGTATCTACGGCAGGAAGTGTCGGAAGTTACGCCTTTGGAGATATGATGTGTGAGACCTGTAGGGAATGCGTTGGAGCTCAAACTCTGTAAAATCCCTACTATAGGGACACAGAGTGAGAACCAAACTCTCCCTACGGGCAACATCAGCCTAGGAAGCCCAAATGTCTTTAGCATTTGGGCACTTCACTAGCACTCCCCCATCCGCCCGCATACATACTATTACCTCCCATTAACACCCCAGCCGGGTTACCCATGTTGCCCACATAAGCATTAGTATTGCCAAAGTTTTTATAAAAGGTGCCAACCAAATAAAAGTTATTGTAATCAAAACGCTGGCGGATAATTAAGCTTTGGCCATTTGCAGTAACGGGTCTATCGTATTTATAAATGGGTGCACCGCTACTATTAACCACCATCCAAGGCTCATAAACCGGAAAGAAAGCAATAAGGCGGGTTTGGGAACGAAAGCCTTTTTCAGAAAAGTTAGGATCGCTATCCCAGACCAAACTAAAACCCGGTGCGTTAAACATTTTGGGCGAAAAATAGTAGAAAAATTCGGCTAAAAGCTTATGTTTGTTATAGATTAAGCGGAGCGCATGCGTACCATAAGAAAGCTGATAACCATGGTGAGTCCAGCCACCTTGTGCGTTTTTACTCCAGTTGCCACTATAAGAAGTACGGGGTGCATACCAGTTGATCAAAAACCCGCCACCTGCAATAGCCCGCCCAAAAGAGCTAAACCAGATAAGGCGGGTGTGTTTGTATTCTCCAAAAACTTCAAAACCCTGAGTTTTTCCGCTTCTATAGGGCATAGTAGAGGTGTAGCGCCCTCCTTTAATTCCAAAGAAATCTTTATATTTATACTCAATGAAAGCATCGCTAAATATGTAAGTTTTGGCTAGGCTGCGCTCCTTGCCATTTGCCGTTACGATGTCATCTTCAGAAAAAATATTAGAAGCCCCGCCTAAATACCCGTCATAAAACCCGTAGTAATCATAAATCTTACTTCCTCCATGCAATTTACGGGTACTATCAAAAAAGACCCCACCTGCCATGCCCCCAATCCCAACTTTTAAGCTATGGCTGTCTAATTTTTTAGGCAATAGATTAAAATCTACATTTAAAAAGCCTGAAACTGTGCCATATTGTTGCATGGGATAAATCCCTTTGTTGCGATTCATAGGTGCTTGATTAAAGCCCACTTGAGAGGCCTGTTCAGCCTTACCCCCGATTTTATAATCAAATGCTTTAAGAGAGGGGGCAAAAAACCAGAAATTCCCTAAAAAGATGAAAGTTAGAAGAACAAATTTAGTCGCTACACTTGAGAAAGGAGAATTTTGCATCCAATTCCTTTAGGCTTAAGGTCCTGCACCGGAGCTAGCGGTGTTTTCTAAAAATCCGGTTGCATAAAGGACAAAATGAGTTAAGTAAGTTTTTTGGTTTGTGGTAGCAAAATGTGTAGCGTATCGCGTATCTGTCCCATTCCATGAAAAAGTTTTAAGATTGACACCCTCCCACCACTTTTTTTGATACCTTACAAAGCCATTTTTCTTAGCACACACAATCTCCTCAGGCGCACACAATATATTTTTGGCTTGCGCAACGCCGCGCAATCCATTGGCATGATCACAATCAAGATGGGTTAGAAGGATATAATCCAAATCAGAAGGTTTAATCCCCATCCACTTATAACTCAATCACATGGGGAGTGATGTCCGAATCGTGTGTAGCAAGAGATTCAATACATTGAGGCGACATAGACTCTTCTCTAATCCATTCTAAGGATTTGCGTTGTTGGGCTTTATTTAGAGCGACACCACTGGTTATCATTTGCTTCCATGACTTAGTAGCATACCCACCATCTGCAAAAAGAAGCACGAAGTTACCTTGATCGTTTTTGATTTTCGCAGCACATAAACCATCGCAGTGCCCCGGAATATTTACCATAGTAACAGAGCCATCGTTAAATAAATCAAATGATCGCTGCACAGGCCCCTCTGTCCCATTCCATGAAAAAGTTTTAAGATTGACACCCTCCCACCACTTTTTTTGATACCTTACAAAGCCATTTTTCTTAGCACACACAATCTCCTCAGGCGCACACAATATATTTTTGGCTTGCGCAACGCCGCGCAATCCATTGGCATGATCACAATCAAGATGGGTTAGAAGGATATAATCCAAATCAGAAGGTTTAATCCCCATAGATTCTAATTGTTCATTAATGGCCTGTCCCCTTGTAATACGCCCTTGATTAACCATGTAAAGAAGCCATGAGCCTAAACTTTTAATCTGTGCTTTTTTGTCATATACACCTTGTGGCGACATATCTCTATGCCAACCGGTATCTACTAGCACTGTTGCTTTGGGGTGTTCTATTAAATAGCAACTAACAGGTAACCATATCCAATCTTTCTTGGGAGTTGTTAATCCGGATGCTTTAAGTAAGCTACAATTATCCCCACAAAAGGGTAAATAAGGGGATACACGAATCTCGCCTGTATGTAGTACATGGACTTTCATTGTTTTTCTCCGTATCTTTAATTTCCCAGCCTGTTATATCTTATCTGCCCTTAGCCCTTGAGTTCTTGGATCAAAGCTCTAGCCTCCTCTGTCAGGATAACCTTTGGCACACCCATTAAAAGAACCCTAATTTGTTGCTAAACTAAAGCAAAGTTAGTTTACTTAGTGGTTAATATACAGCCCCTTTTGTGCCTAAGAAAATCTAGCCAAAATCTGCCACCAACCGGCAACAACCCTTACGGATAAAGATCAAATGCTTAAAATGATAGTTTAGATTATCTCTTGTTCTATCGCTTTAAGTTCCTCAGAAGTAAATAAACGGCTCTTGATCTCAAAACTCTTGCCCATGCCATACTCTAAAGAATACTCGCTGGCCTCTATGGGCTTGACGCTTAAAATAAGCTGGGTGTGTTTTTGGTATGCATATTGGTTCTTGTGCATGTAAAACTCCACCCCTCCCACAGAGCCTAAGCAAATATCATTATCGCCTAGCTTAAAATCAGCCCGATCATAGACATAAACAACGCTCCCATCACAGCAACCACAAGACTGGTAAAAAATAAAGTCTGGATGTGAAGCCTTGAGTTCTTGGATCAAAGCTCTAGCCTCCTCTGTCAGGATAACCTTTGGCACACCCATTAAAAGAACCCTAATTTGTTGATGCTATAACTTACCAAAAGGTTTTTAATCTGTTGGTAGTGCTCTAAAATGACCTTGTGTGTCTCACGCCCAATCCCGCTTTGTTTGTATCCTCCAAAGGCTGCATGGGCAGGATAGGCATGGTAGCAGTTAGTCCACACCCGCCCGGCTTTAATGGAGCGACCAAAGTGATAAGCACGATTAATATCTCTAGTCCACACCCCAGCCCCTAGACCAAATAGCGTATCATTAGCAATCTCTAGGGCTTGATCATCATCTTTAAAAGTAGTCAATGCCAAAACAGGCCCAAAAATTTCCTCTTGGAAAATACGCATTTTATTATGCCCTTTAAAAATGGTAGGCTCTATATAACACCCCTTTTCAAGCCCTGCAATGTGGTTTCTCTGCCCGCCAATTAGACACTGCGCGCCCTCTTCATGGGCGATCTTAATGTAGTTTAAAATGGTGTTGACTTGGTTTTCATCTACTTGTGCACCCATCATGGTGTCTAAATCCAAAGGATTGCCCACTTTAATAGCCTTGATTCGCTCTAAAACTTTCTGCATAAAATCATTATAGATTTTTTCATGTACAAGCGCTCTTGAGGGGCAAGTACACACCTCACCTTGGTTAAAAGCAAAAAGCACCAAACCCTCAATGGCTTTATCCAAAAACGCGTCTTCGTGTTCGCAAATATCAGGAAAGAAAATATTAGGGCTCTTGCCTCCTAGCTCTAGGGTGCAGGGAATAATATTTTCTGTTGCAAATTGCATGATTTGCCTTCCTACCGCTGTTGATCCGGTAAAGGCCACTTTAGCAATTTTAGGGCTTGTGGCTAGATGTTTGCCAATTTGTCCGCCATTGCCATTGACAATATTGACCACGCCTGCAGGCAACAAATCCCCGATAATCTCAAAGAGTACCAAAATACTAGCAGGTGTGGGTGAGGCAGGCTTGATAACAACAGCGTTGCCTGCAGCCAAAGCGGGAGCTAGTTTCCAAGCAGCCATCAAAATAGGGAAATTCCAAGGAATGATCTGGCCTACCACCCCTAAAGGTTCGTGGAAATGGTAGGCAACCATATCCTTACTAATATCACTAATACACCCCTCTTGGGCACGGATGCAACCTGCAAAATAGCGGAAATGATCTATAGCTAAAGGAATATCTGCATTCAGGGTTTCACGGATAGGTTTGCCATTATCCCAAGTTTCTGCATAGGCGATTTTTTCAAGATTAGCCTCCATGCGATCAGCAATTTTAAGCAAGAGATTAGAACGCGCTTCCACAGAAGTAGCTGCCCATACATCTTTAGCTTTATGGGCAGCATCTAGGGCTTTATCTACATCTTCTGGACTAGATAGGGGCACTTCACACAAAACACTCCCATCAATTGGGCTTTTATTAGCTTTATACCCTCCCTTAAGAGGCTTAACCCATTCCCCGCCAATGTAATTTTCATAGCGGGATTTAAAAATTTGTTTGCTGTCTTTATAAGCACTCATGCAAACTCCTAATTTCTAAAATCAAGCACCATACGCCCATCAATGCCGCCTTTTTTCATGCGCTCAAAGATCGCGTTGATGTCTTCTAGTTTGGCAGGTGCGACATGGGCTTTGACCTTTTGCTCCTCAGCAAAATTAATCGCCTCTTGCAGATCTAGTCGCGTACCCACAATAGAGCCACGCAAAGTAATCCCGTTTAAAACCATGTCAAAAATATTAACGGGAAACTCCCCTGGAGGAAGCCCATTCATCGCCACAGTCCCGCCACGACGTACAAACCCTAATGCCTGTTTAAAGGCCACTGGGTGCACAGCAGTAACTAGTACGCCATGTGTGCCCCCGTTTG contains:
- a CDS encoding outer membrane family protein — protein: MQNSPFSSVATKFVLLTFIFLGNFWFFAPSLKAFDYKIGGKAEQASQVGFNQAPMNRNKGIYPMQQYGTVSGFLNVDFNLLPKKLDSHSLKVGIGGMAGGVFFDSTRKLHGGSKIYDYYGFYDGYLGGASNIFSEDDIVTANGKERSLAKTYIFSDAFIEYKYKDFFGIKGGRYTSTMPYRSGKTQGFEVFGEYKHTRLIWFSSFGRAIAGGGFLINWYAPRTSYSGNWSKNAQGGWTHHGYQLSYGTHALRLIYNKHKLLAEFFYYFSPKMFNAPGFSLVWDSDPNFSEKGFRSQTRLIAFFPVYEPWMVVNSSGAPIYKYDRPVTANGQSLIIRQRFDYNNFYLVGTFYKNFGNTNAYVGNMGNPAGVLMGGNSMYAGGWGSASEVPKC
- a CDS encoding MBL fold metallo-hydrolase encodes the protein MGIKPSDLDYILLTHLDCDHANGLRGVAQAKNILCAPEEIVCAKKNGFVRYQKKWWEGVNLKTFSWNGTDTRYATHFATTNQKTYLTHFVLYATGFLENTASSGAGP
- a CDS encoding alpha/beta hydrolase, with product MFSRLLISAILIGGVAMGADYRKNPFTFTYEGAITENIKGKVQVHAVHYKANGVKVVANVYTPANFNTHKKYPAIVVAHPNGGVKEQVAGLYAQKLAESGYVTIAFDAAYQGGSGGMPRYVDKPANRMEDIRAAADFISHFKGVDAHRLGLLGICGGGGYAIKVAQTDKRFKAIATISMFNSGEVRRNGYLNTQKDTIQERLKEASEARAQEAAGGEVKYTPSFAANMTEEQVAKLPFDLYREGYEYYAKTHFHLHSQSNYTVSSLIDLMGFDANTNVDLINQPHLMVAGDKADSLYMTQEVFKNATGTQNKELFLVKGATHIQT
- the nadD gene encoding nicotinate (nicotinamide) nucleotide adenylyltransferase; its protein translation is MDIALYGGSFDPPHIAHLEVIYQALETLKVDRLFVLVAYQNPFKKSPCFAPNQRLLWMQELLKDVAKVKVHDFEIKQKRPVPSIESVRYFYQKFTPNKLYFVIGADNVAGLALWEGYTELKELVEFVVVERKGYCLNPPPDFKYTPMSLEHITCPISSSKIRELLHKHQIPQHLPHMLQNRVLQTFKETHAY
- a CDS encoding N-acyl homoserine lactonase family protein; protein product: MKVHVLHTGEIRVSPYLPFCGDNCSLLKASGLTTPKKDWIWLPVSCYLIEHPKATVLVDTGWHRDMSPQGVYDKKAQIKSLGSWLLYMVNQGRITRGQAINEQLESMGIKPSDLDYILLTHLDCDHANGLRGVAQAKNILCAPEEIVCAKKNGFVRYQKKWWEGVNLKTFSWNGTEGPVQRSFDLFNDGSVTMVNIPGHCDGLCAAKIKNDQGNFVLLFADGGYATKSWKQMITSGVALNKAQQRKSLEWIREESMSPQCIESLATHDSDITPHVIEL
- a CDS encoding aldehyde dehydrogenase family protein, translating into MSAYKDSKQIFKSRYENYIGGEWVKPLKGGYKANKSPIDGSVLCEVPLSSPEDVDKALDAAHKAKDVWAATSVEARSNLLLKIADRMEANLEKIAYAETWDNGKPIRETLNADIPLAIDHFRYFAGCIRAQEGCISDISKDMVAYHFHEPLGVVGQIIPWNFPILMAAWKLAPALAAGNAVVIKPASPTPASILVLFEIIGDLLPAGVVNIVNGNGGQIGKHLATSPKIAKVAFTGSTAVGRQIMQFATENIIPCTLELGGKSPNIFFPDICEHEDAFLDKAIEGLVLFAFNQGEVCTCPSRALVHEKIYNDFMQKVLERIKAIKVGNPLDLDTMMGAQVDENQVNTILNYIKIAHEEGAQCLIGGQRNHIAGLEKGCYIEPTIFKGHNKMRIFQEEIFGPVLALTTFKDDDQALEIANDTLFGLGAGVWTRDINRAYHFGRSIKAGRVWTNCYHAYPAHAAFGGYKQSGIGRETHKVILEHYQQIKNLLVSYSINKLGFF
- a CDS encoding RluA family pseudouridine synthase, yielding MLEAYKILAKNLNISHKQAKKYIDMGLVSLQGKRLTLARQKFPLDTHFHIKECLKTDVLYQDQELLVLNKATHIDSYTLERQHKPYKLLHRLDKSTSGLLLLAQATFYTKALLAFKKREVYKEYLALIEGILKRPKTLTQPLSVRTNHMHFNKGFVKTFVDLKGKPAITHLYPIYHTKQQTLLKVVIETGITHQIRAHLSHIGHPIVGDLIYGGSPNPHFFLHAYKLALLEHHFSAPIPPHFKEFHELLE
- the lgt gene encoding prolipoprotein diacylglyceryl transferase, producing MSYWNEIYTHFSPVAFTFFNIPIHWYGLAYVGALLLALTLALRALKTDPKRFPISKANFESYFLYAELGVILGARLGYILIYDPNTLYYLKAPWQIFNPFYEGEFIGIRGMSYHGGLIGFLVASWIFSKVKRQNFLIYLDLIAVSLPLAYVLGRIGNFLNQELFGRVVPPGDTFGKSIGIVVNGALRYPSQLIEAFLEGFCVFVVVHLARSFTKVHGMLMVVYGFAYAVARFCAEYYREPDAQLGYYAGHLSMGQLLSFAMIAVSSLLWLYIARTNPTLAKSS
- a CDS encoding DUF779 domain-containing protein, with the translated sequence MGVPKVILTEEARALIQELKASHPDFIFYQSCGCCDGSVVYVYDRADFKLGDNDICLGSVGGVEFYMHKNQYAYQKHTQLILSVKPIEASEYSLEYGMGKSFEIKSRLFTSEELKAIEQEII
- the miaA gene encoding tRNA (adenosine(37)-N6)-dimethylallyltransferase MiaA yields the protein MIPTLLAIIGPSSSGKSDLALELAQILDAEIVSLDSLSVYQEINIAAAKPSLENLACIKHYGIDILRIDQKNNAQVFKQEVQRAIATTTKKKLLLVGGSSFYLKALIDGLSPMPILNKQQEQEIQRQIAKIDHPHAFLARIDSDYASYVKDTYRITQGLKIYLTTHMPPSAYFKAHPKIPFKYPIQVYGLCMDKTKLHANIAKRTKTMLNQGIVEEIKGLADKYGTKHQPFKAIGPKECLQYLRGELSYQELYEMIYTHTCQLAKRQMTFNRSQFKEAIFLDKEHLKQEILKQLSVF
- a CDS encoding carbonic anhydrase family protein; protein product: MMRLFSILSFLLLSLLSATHWSYEKHTGAKQWDKLHKDYAICKTGKSQSPINIQHYYNASGQENIIFTYHDLKPSTIAYSHNTLIAQFNHPTNSIVYRDHEYYLINLHFHLPMEFAIRGKHQPLSMHLVHQDSEGRLLVIGIGFKIGQENPFFTPLFNAYNHKTPPQTLALKTLLPTTIHYYHFNGSLTTPPCTEGVSWFIIEETISFSPKQFETIKKIMYHKTNQRPIQKDYNSVIVKSFAVIRKH
- the rsfS gene encoding ribosome silencing factor, with product MPTRIARIATLLEDKKATDIVVFDLCQQNYITDYVIIATALVGKHALSLLDHLKTNLKPLGEKFYAIDAENEEWIILDLGDLIIHVFTEVYRKRFDLEGFLKTYNNPT
- the nikR gene encoding nickel-responsive transcriptional regulator NikR, yielding MEHREDAIIRFSVSLQQNLLDELDNRIIRNGYSSRSELVRDMIRERLVEDSWSKEQTSEVNGGLTVAVLVIIYDHHQRELNQRMIDIQHESHISILCTTHVHLNANNCLETIILRGKPADIMHLHLEIGGLKGVKFSKLTKASSFEQNT